The proteins below come from a single Gemmatimonadales bacterium genomic window:
- a CDS encoding PAS domain S-box protein, whose translation MSEAATGEYTRYDLDRFFNYALDMLCIAGIDGYFKLVNPSFERVLGYTTVELLKTPFVELIHPEDRSDTIAEVSKLANGLETICFQNRYRCKDGSYRRLEWTSYPEPATGLIYAVARDVTERDRADRQTAGA comes from the coding sequence GTGAGCGAGGCTGCCACCGGGGAGTATACCCGCTACGACCTGGATCGGTTCTTCAACTATGCCCTGGACATGCTCTGCATCGCGGGAATCGACGGCTATTTCAAGCTGGTCAATCCCTCCTTCGAGCGGGTCTTGGGCTACACCACGGTGGAACTGCTGAAGACCCCCTTTGTCGAGCTAATCCACCCCGAGGACCGGAGCGACACAATCGCGGAGGTGAGCAAGCTCGCCAACGGTCTCGAGACCATCTGTTTCCAGAATCGCTATCGCTGCAAGGACGGCAGCTACCGGCGGCTGGAGTGGACGTCCTACCCGGAGCCAGCCACTGGGCTGATCTACGCGGTGGCCCGGGACGTCACCGAGCGGGACCGGGCGGATCGCCAGACGGCGGGGGCGTGA
- a CDS encoding response regulator: protein MPITYLPDLHLDLIRTTCIGMIGLPDLTHYVYMLSERDWLRKPQLIDGRQAALTMSPQEVRILSELMVTLRERHGCAPVAFVPGNTINACVASLYQDYGAGANPQFATFADASEAEQWLAGLIPTAHHPGRTERDVAGLRVLVVDDCEAVRGVVLRSLELADYEVRATGTAMEALDLVWQAQGPFDLALIDVHLAGTDGDILAAALRRLQPDLPVLFISGEDVPTRAEEGPLLMKPFGPQVLAQCVSEYLKTGCCHACAPVVGLEPAATP, encoded by the coding sequence ATGCCGATCACATACCTACCGGATTTGCACCTCGATCTCATTCGCACGACCTGCATCGGGATGATTGGGCTGCCCGATCTGACCCACTACGTCTACATGCTGTCAGAGCGGGATTGGCTGCGGAAGCCACAGTTGATCGATGGGCGCCAGGCCGCCCTGACGATGTCGCCCCAGGAGGTGCGGATTCTATCCGAGCTCATGGTCACGCTTCGCGAGCGGCACGGGTGTGCTCCGGTGGCCTTCGTGCCGGGGAACACCATCAACGCCTGCGTCGCCTCGCTGTATCAGGACTACGGCGCCGGCGCCAACCCGCAGTTCGCGACCTTCGCCGACGCTTCCGAGGCGGAGCAATGGCTCGCCGGTCTGATCCCGACCGCTCATCATCCCGGCCGGACGGAGCGCGATGTCGCCGGCCTTCGAGTACTCGTGGTGGACGATTGCGAGGCAGTACGCGGTGTCGTCCTCCGCTCCTTGGAGCTGGCCGACTATGAGGTCCGCGCCACAGGAACGGCGATGGAGGCCCTCGACCTTGTCTGGCAGGCCCAGGGTCCGTTCGACCTGGCGCTGATCGACGTGCACTTGGCAGGTACGGACGGCGACATCCTGGCGGCCGCGCTTCGGCGGCTCCAGCCGGACCTACCAGTGCTCTTTATCAGTGGCGAAGACGTGCCAACTCGAGCCGAGGAGGGGCCGCTCCTCATGAAGCCGTTCGGTCCGCAGGTACTGGCTCAGTGTGTAAGCGAGTATCTCAAGACAGGGTGTTGCCACGCGTGTGCGCCGGTCGTCGGCCTGGAGCCGGCGGCCACCCCGTAG
- a CDS encoding SRPBCC domain-containing protein yields MNARIESEPGPVKNRTTVERKSDREVVVTRTINGPARIVFEAFTKAELLKRWWVPKSMGMALLSCEVDARVGGKYRLVFDLGGPEPAAFFGTYVEVKPYLRLAWTNEEGGEGGPVTTVTFEEKGGKTLVVLQENYPSKEALDAAGTGAADAMVETFDQLDELLVALGESSGQ; encoded by the coding sequence ATGAACGCAAGAATCGAAAGTGAGCCCGGCCCCGTGAAGAACCGCACCACGGTGGAACGGAAGTCGGACCGCGAGGTGGTTGTCACGCGGACCATCAACGGCCCGGCGCGCATCGTGTTCGAGGCATTTACCAAGGCCGAGCTGCTCAAGCGTTGGTGGGTGCCCAAGTCGATGGGAATGGCCCTGCTGTCCTGCGAGGTGGATGCTCGTGTCGGAGGCAAGTACCGATTGGTATTCGACCTCGGTGGCCCCGAGCCTGCCGCGTTTTTCGGTACGTATGTCGAAGTGAAGCCGTATTTGCGCCTCGCGTGGACCAACGAGGAAGGTGGCGAGGGCGGGCCGGTCACCACGGTGACCTTCGAGGAAAAGGGCGGCAAGACGCTGGTGGTCCTGCAGGAGAACTATCCTTCGAAGGAAGCGCTCGACGCTGCCGGCACCGGAGCAGCCGATGCAATGGTCGAGACGTTCGATCAGCTGGACGAGCTTCTCGTCGCCCTGGGTGAGAGCTCAGGACAGTAA
- a CDS encoding 2-dehydropantoate 2-reductase, with product MVFGAGAVGAYFGGRLAETDEDVAFIARGAALRAIRERGLRVTSTDGDFVIQPAHASDTPAELGLADVILLGVKAWQVPDAARAMGPLLGPDTFVVPLQNGVEAPAQLAAVLGPERVLGGLCRILAWIAAPGEIRHEGVEPYIGFGELAGGLSPRVERLQQVFARCRGVTAEALEDVRAELWRKFLFIASVSGVGAVTRAPIGVFRSRPETRALLERAMREVLAVARAHGVALPDDTVEETLAFTDTVPAEGTASMQRDLIAGRPSELEAQSGAVVRLGREKGVPTPVHESFYRSLVPLELRARG from the coding sequence GTGGTATTTGGCGCGGGCGCCGTGGGCGCCTACTTCGGCGGCCGGCTCGCGGAGACGGATGAGGACGTCGCCTTCATCGCCCGCGGCGCGGCGCTACGCGCGATCCGTGAACGCGGGCTGCGCGTCACGAGCACCGACGGCGATTTCGTGATCCAGCCGGCCCACGCTTCCGATACCCCCGCCGAGCTGGGCCTCGCCGACGTCATCCTCCTGGGCGTCAAGGCCTGGCAGGTCCCCGACGCCGCCCGCGCCATGGGCCCGCTCCTGGGCCCCGACACCTTCGTCGTCCCCCTCCAGAACGGCGTCGAGGCCCCCGCCCAGCTCGCCGCCGTCCTGGGCCCCGAGCGCGTGCTCGGCGGCCTCTGCCGCATCCTCGCCTGGATCGCCGCCCCCGGCGAGATCCGCCACGAGGGCGTCGAGCCCTACATCGGCTTCGGCGAGCTGGCCGGGGGCCTGAGCCCTCGGGTCGAGCGGCTCCAGCAGGTCTTCGCCCGGTGCCGCGGCGTCACCGCCGAGGCGCTCGAGGACGTGCGGGCCGAGCTGTGGCGCAAGTTCCTGTTCATCGCCTCGGTCAGCGGGGTGGGCGCCGTGACCCGGGCGCCCATCGGGGTGTTCCGAAGCCGGCCCGAGACCCGCGCGCTGCTCGAGCGCGCCATGCGCGAGGTGCTGGCCGTCGCCCGCGCCCATGGGGTGGCCCTCCCGGACGACACGGTGGAGGAGACGCTCGCCTTCACCGACACGGTGCCGGCGGAGGGGACCGCGTCCATGCAGCGCGACCTCATCGCCGGGCGGCCGTCGGAGCTGGAGGCGCAGAGCGGGGCGGTCGTGCGGCTGGGGCGGGAGAAGGGGGTGCCGACGCCGGTGCACGAGTCCTTCTACCGCTCACTGGTGCCGCTCGAGCTGCGGGCGCGGGGGTGA
- a CDS encoding metalloregulator ArsR/SmtB family transcription factor — protein MTTRLDTSFAALSAATRRGVLEQLGRADASITDLAEKFQMTLTGMKKHVGVLEQAGLVTTKKNGRVRTCRLGPRRLEEETAWLERYRQRWDERFDELDKVVEELTRKEKSDERKNRK, from the coding sequence ATGACGACCCGACTTGATACTTCGTTCGCCGCGCTCTCGGCCGCCACGCGGCGTGGCGTTCTGGAGCAGCTCGGACGAGCCGACGCTTCGATCACGGACCTTGCCGAGAAGTTCCAGATGACGCTCACGGGCATGAAGAAGCACGTCGGCGTTCTGGAGCAGGCGGGGCTCGTCACCACGAAGAAGAACGGGCGCGTGCGGACGTGCCGGCTGGGCCCGCGCCGATTGGAGGAAGAGACGGCGTGGCTCGAGAGGTACCGCCAGCGCTGGGACGAACGCTTCGACGAGTTGGACAAGGTTGTCGAGGAACTGACCCGAAAGGAGAAGAGCGATGAACGCAAGAATCGAAAGTGA